The Thermodesulfatator atlanticus DSM 21156 region GAGATTGCTTCGGTGTGCGATAGCACGCCTCGTAATGACGGCTGAGGGAAAGATTGCCACGGCGACTACGTAGCCTCGCGATGACTCCCAGGATCCGTTCCCATTTTTCGAATCGAAAAATGGGAACGGATCCCTGAAAGCATTACCGGACAAAAATATGCTCCCATTGAATAATAAAAAGAAGGCCCGTTCTCACTAGAAAGGAACGGGCCTTCATATTACTTTTTGCAAGCCTTACTTGGAAAGGTATTCTACGATGGTTCTTGCCTCTTCGTCAGTCATTTGAGTGCCGTATTCACGCATGCGCTTTACGTTTTTTGTCCACCACTGTTTGGAACGACCCTTATTGCGGTAAACGCGCTTGGTGGAATGGCACATAGCGCATTTCTGGTTGATAATGCTGGTAGCGCGAGATTCTAAATCGCCAGAGGCAAAACCCGGAGTGGCTAAAAGTAGAAACATCCCCAAAACCCCGATAAACTTTAACATATTATCCTCCTCAAATATTTTTAAGTTGATATTCATTCTAAATTAGGAACTATACAGTGTCAATAAAAAACATAACACTTGAGAAAAATTTTCTGGCCCTGGCCCCCATGGCAGGGCTTACGCACGCGGCCTTTCGCGAGCTGGTAGCTTCATTTGGGGGCTGTGATCTCTTTTTCACGGAAATGCTAAACGTAAGGGCCATTGTCCACCAAAACCCTGAAAAGGACCCTTATCTTATTTGCGGGAAAAATGATCGGCCCCTTGTGGCCCAGCTGGTTGGCCGTGAGCCAGAACTTTTTGCCCAAGCAGTCGCCCGCCTTGAAGCGAATTTTTCTTTTTGCGGCTACGATATCAACTTTGGTTGCAGCCGCGGTGCTATCCAGCGTTACGGCTGGGGTGTTTCCCTTATGAAAGAACCAGCGCTTTGCGCAGAAATCGTCGCCGCGGTAAGAAGCGCCACCCAAAAACCCGTCAGCGCCAAAATAAGAAGTGGCTTTGAACATAATCGTGAAAAGCTTATTTCTTTCGTGGAAACACTTATTCAGGCAGGAGTTCAGCTGGTAACCCTTCATCCACGCACCGCAGAAGAAGGCTTCCGCCGCCCTGCACGCTGGGAAGAAATAAGCTGGCTAAAGGAAAACTTTCCCTCGCTTAAAATCCTCGGAAACGGAGATGTGTTCGGGCCACAGGATGCCCAAAAAATGCTGGCACAAACACGATGCCACGGAGTCATGATTGGAAGAGCCGCCCCGCTTCGCCCCTGGATCTTTAGAGACACTAAAAGCTACCTGGCTAAAGGGGAAATACCCCCTGGGCCCTCTCCTCAGGAGATTCCAACAAAAATGTGGGAACTAATCAGCCAGTACTTGCCTGAAGAACTTCGCGAAAAGCGCTTTGAGCTCTGGTTGTTCTGGTTCCTGCAAAACTTTCCCTTTGGATTGCATTATTTCAGCGAGGTAAAAAAAGAAAAAACCTTGGCGGCCAAACTTGAGAAGTTAAGACAGATTCTTTCCCGTGAGAGACTGCGCCCCTACCCTGCCAGGCCATATCTCTTGCGCTAAAAAAGAAAGGGGCACATGCCCCTTTCTTAAGCTTCTTTTTCTTCGGTATCACGCTGATTG contains the following coding sequences:
- a CDS encoding c-type cytochrome, with translation MLKFIGVLGMFLLLATPGFASGDLESRATSIINQKCAMCHSTKRVYRNKGRSKQWWTKNVKRMREYGTQMTDEEARTIVEYLSK
- a CDS encoding tRNA dihydrouridine synthase, whose translation is MSIKNITLEKNFLALAPMAGLTHAAFRELVASFGGCDLFFTEMLNVRAIVHQNPEKDPYLICGKNDRPLVAQLVGREPELFAQAVARLEANFSFCGYDINFGCSRGAIQRYGWGVSLMKEPALCAEIVAAVRSATQKPVSAKIRSGFEHNREKLISFVETLIQAGVQLVTLHPRTAEEGFRRPARWEEISWLKENFPSLKILGNGDVFGPQDAQKMLAQTRCHGVMIGRAAPLRPWIFRDTKSYLAKGEIPPGPSPQEIPTKMWELISQYLPEELREKRFELWLFWFLQNFPFGLHYFSEVKKEKTLAAKLEKLRQILSRERLRPYPARPYLLR